One Hevea brasiliensis isolate MT/VB/25A 57/8 unplaced genomic scaffold, ASM3005281v1 Scaf260, whole genome shotgun sequence genomic window carries:
- the LOC131176856 gene encoding uncharacterized protein LOC131176856 has translation MSLTPKSFFFHFLSLLLLLLLLSATSSSSIQNLLQSQGLPGGLFPDNVISFDLDQNGRLEVHLDGPCMAKYETRVHFDSVVRANLSYGGLVGLEGISQEELFLWFPVKGIIVSDPSSGLILFDIGLAHKQLSRSLFEDPPVCKPQGALLENFGRKMGFAVLR, from the exons atGTCTCTGACACCCAAATCTTTcttctttcactttctctctcttcttcttcttcttctccttctctccgccacctcctcctcctccatACAAAACCTCCTTCAGAGCCAAGGCCTGCCCGGTGGTCTCTTTCCTGACAATGTCATATCCTTTGATCTTGACCAGAATGGCCGCCTCGAGGTTCACTTGGATGGTCCTTGCATGGCTAAATATGAAACAAGGGTGCATTTTGATAGTGTGGTTAGAGCTAATCTCAGTTATGGTGGGCTTGTTGGACTTGAAGGTATTTCCCAAGAAGAGCTTTTCCTTTGGTTTCCTGTCAAAGGAATTATAGTTAGTGATCCGTCTTCTGGTTTGATCTTGTTTGATATTGGTCTTGCTCATAAGCAGCTCTCTCGTTCTCTTTTTGAAGATCCCCCTGTTTGCAAGCCTCAAG GAGCTCTATTGGAGAATTTTGGAAGGAAGATGGGTTTTGCTGTTCTGAGATGA
- the LOC110651626 gene encoding transcription factor DYT1-like has product MAMDALKNKNALDWNRILSPCIDRSSTTMEFLGSAMNELCFTQESNRRGRLGRRKVEYDDTREYKSKNLHAERRRRQKLSDRLLALRSMVPIITNMNKATIIEDAITYIQELQQNVKLLSDQLLEMEGSSEEAVQKRSDEINAAEEMKQCGIMEDVQVTNIDRNKLWIKIILEKKRGRFTRLIEAMTYLGLELTDTNVATSKGAMLVSSCVEGSYGDTLTVEQTKDLLLEIIKSI; this is encoded by the exons ATGGCCATGGATGCCTTGAAGAATAAAAATGCACTTGACTGGAACAGAATATTATCTCCCTG CATTGACCGCTCATCAACAACAATGGAATTCCTAGGCTCTGCCATGAATGAATTGTGCTTTACTCAAGAAAGTAACAGGAGAGGAAGATTAGGCCGGAGAAAGGTCGAATACGATGATACCAGAGAGTACAAATCCAAGAACCTTCATGCTGagaggaggagaagacaaaagcttagtgatagGCTCCTGGCATTACGATCTATGGTCCCTATAATCACCAAT ATGAACAAGGCGACCATAATTGAGGATGCAATTACTTACATCCAGGAGCTGCAGCAGAATGTGAAGCTTCTCAGTGACCAGCTTCTTGAAATGGAGGGATCGTCCGAGGAGGCAGTCCAGAAAAGGAGTGATGAGATTAATGCTGCAGAGGAAATGAAGCAATGTGGAATAATG GAAGATGTTCAGGTGACTAACATTGATAGGAATAAGCTATGGATTAAGATTATCTTGGAGAAGAAGAGAGGCAGGTTCACTAGACTAATAGAGGCCATGACTTATCTTGGCCTTGAACTCACTGACACCAATGTTGCCACCTCTAAAGGAGCAATGCTTGTTTCCTCCTGTGTTGAG GGTAGTTATGGAGATACACTTACAGTTGAGCAGACCAAGGACCTTCTGCTGGAGATCATCAAAAGCATATAG